The Drosophila simulans strain w501 chromosome 3R, Prin_Dsim_3.1, whole genome shotgun sequence genome contains the following window.
TGACCATTTTTCAAAACGATAAAACTGAGgataattgtaattaataatctGAATTTGCACTAAGAACTTGTATATAACACGTTTACTGCAActaattaatacaaatttcattCAAAAGTCAAAGGCTTAAGCAGgctatataaatacatttttttatgaaactGGAACCATTTCAGTTAGCAGTaaagtttcatttaaattcgaacaaattttgaaaaacataGTTTTATTCAAATAGCACATAGGGTCCACCTTATCGCACACATccgtacacaaaatttaatccCACACTCATGACAACAGATTGCAAGTGGAGTGGCTCTGGCCTAAGTCGAAATTGATGAGCCCCCGTAAGGGGCGTTATGAAAACATTATTTGCGAGCGAAAGCTTCGATTGAGAATACATACGCAGAAGTCTGAAATTTCCaaagaaattcgaaaataataGTGCGTATATACACACTCGACACACACAAAGACACACACCCCATGGCAGTCAAAATGCTGCCCACTAACAGTTCCGGTGTCCTGGCAACCGATCTGCAACTGTTTCACAATGAGAAATTCCTCTTAAATCTGACACAAGTGCTGAACATCTCCGCGGACAACCTGACCAGCCTTCTCCAGGGTCTGGAgccggaggagctgctgcccaCGGTGACCCCGATGACCCCACTTTCACTGCTGGCCACGTTAAGCGTGGGCTACGCCCTCATATTTATCGCCGGCGTTTTGGGCAACCTCATCACCTGCATCGTCATTTCGCGGAACAACTTTATGCACACGGCCACCAATTTTTATCTGTTTAACCTGGCTATATCCGACATGATTTTGTTATGCTCAGGTGAGTGCAAAACTAAATTGTTCAtggtttttgaaataaaatttaaatcagtTCAGTAGTGCCAACAATAAAAGGAACTGaggcatattaaattaaaatttgtaaataaacaagaaaatatagaGTGAGATATTCGGCAGATGctcaaatcaatttgcattttgacaCCTCAGGCGTTCTAACACAATTCATATAAgctattattaaatatttataataaactaaTTGCCACGTAGTTTAAAATTTTTCATGCTATATACAGTATTTTCTATTGTTGTTGAGCGATTTTTGTATACAATCAAATAAtcgttgtaaatatttataatttgattttgctcTTTATTATGCGTCTTATGTTCTTAGGAATGCCGCAGGACCTCTATAACCTCTGGCACCCGGATAATTATCCTTTCAGTGACAGCATCTGTATATTGGAGAGCGTTCTCTCGGAAACGGCGGCCAATGCGACAGTTCTGACCATTACCGCCTTCACAGTCGAACGATATATTGCCATTTGTCATCCGTTCAGGTAAGGTAACCGGCATTCCACCCActgcccatttccattttggcccGAACTTGCCTAATTGGTTCTGCTTTCGATACAGGCAGCACACGATGTCCAAGTTGTCCCGGGCCGTAAAGTTCATATTTGCCATCTGGATAGCTGCCCTTTTGCTGGCTCTGCCCCAAGCCATTCAGTTCTCCGTGGTGATGCAGGGCATGGGAACATCGTGCACGGTGCGTATGATTGATGCGAGGTCCTTAATCGTATGCCCAGTTATGAGTAACCTGGTTAATTGATTCGTCGAACCGGTCCTTTGATCCTTTGATTCATTATGGGGTTTCCGTACAGATAGTTCCAATAGAGCCTTTgcttaaatttacaaaaattgaAGAGCATGATAAAACAGCGACAATCCTTTACAAGGTTCGACTCAGTTTAGGCAATCAAATTTACAGCCATTGCCTTCCGGCTGTGGCTGTAAGCCAAAATCGTATCGCATGcgaatacatatatattatttttgtaaaatgcctGCTGCAGATGAAAAACGACTTTTTCGCCCATGTGTTTGCTGTGTCGGGCTTCCTGTTCTTTGGCGGACCCATGACGGCCATCTGCGTGCTCTATGTCCTCATCGGGGTGAAGTTGAAGCGGAGCCGACTCCTGCAGGCGCTTCCCAGGCGATGTTACGATGTAAACCGGGGGATAAGCGCACAGACGCGAGTCATCCGGATGCTGGGTAAGCAGGATATGAAATATCCGAAATAACTCATGGTTGCATCAGACGCCCTTATCCAACTTTTTCAGTGGCGGTGGCCGTGGCCTTCTTCATCTGCTGGGCCCCCTTTCACGCCCAGCGGCTGATGGCGGTCTATGGATCCACCTCGGGCATCGAGTCCCAGTGGTTCAACGACGTGTTCAGCATCCTCGACTATACGTCCGGTGTTCTCTACTTCCTCTCAACGTGCATCAACCCGCTGCTCTACAACATCATGAGCCACAAGTTTCGTGAGGCTTTCAAGGTGAGTTTCGCCTGCAGGATATTCATTTCTATAGTTTGCTTGAGGAAATTGGCAAAATGCCTTAAGTTACAAGTTTATTAAAAGATAAATTTAAGATCAATTTTGTATATAATCGCTTTTTAGGTAACTTTGGCTAGACACTTTGGGCTGGGTGGCAAAAATCAGGGAAGGGGGCTTCCTCATACCTACAGCGCTCTGCGGCGTAATCAAACGGGCTCATTGCGGCTGCACACAACGGTgagtacactgagaaaaattatcATTCGATATATGCTCTTAAATTGTATTATGTGGCATTATTTAAgagtaaaattaaaagaatttcccaacatgaaatttgaatcACAAGACTTTTTAAAACCACTATAAGATGTTTATTGCTTAACTTATTTTCCTGTCTGGCGACTGCACTTTCCCTATCTGATTATCCCTGCATTCCTTGATTTCCTCCTGCAGGACAGCGTTCGCACCACAATGACTTCCATGGCGACGACCACCACAGGGCTAAATGGCTCtgccaatggcaatggcaatggaacGACAACGGGTCAGTCGGTGCGCCTGAACCGCGTGTCCTTGGACAGTGTCCAGATGCAGGGTCAGAATCGCAGCCGGCCAGAGCTCTTCGATAATCCGCGTCGAATGCTCCAGACGCAAATATCGCAGCTGTCATCGGTGGGCGATGCCCATTCGCTCCTGGAGGAGGATTTGCAGTTTCCCGGGGAGCCACTGCAGCGCCAGCCCACGATGTGCTCCATTGACGAGCTCACAGATGACTTGGCCATCTCGCGGTCACGCCTCAAACTTACGCGCATCACCCGTCCACCAGGAGCTGCcacggggggcgtggcaggaggcggcacaACGGGGGGGTTGGGGGGCGTGAGTGGTGACGAGTCGAGTGGCAAAGTGCGCAAGGCGAAAGTGAAAGTGCTCAAGAGCTCAAGCGCGTTCAAGGGTCTCAGGGCCAAATTCAATTGGCGTGCCAGACGCAAAGGCAGCCACAAACCGCACGAAAAGGGGGCGACGACGGTGAATGGAGGCGACACTGAAGAGCGGGCCGCCTTTTAAAGGGGGTAACACGGGGGTCAGCATATCCTCCATCTGTACTCGATAAGCGAAGGAGTCCATTCCAGTGCCACCTACGtacattacacacacacaactgtGATACGAGCAGCAAGCGCCACTCCAgcttgtttgtgttttaatttagaCAAATATTCCACGTTGGGGTCAATTAAGTGGTTGTCCTTACCAATAACCGTAATATATCCCAAAGCTATAGTTTGAATTATAGTTATAGTGCACGTAATCGAATAAACTATGTAGTTCATACTGAGTTCAAAAAGTCGACCGAtgtttcatttataaaaaaaatcaaaaaaatagtggacttttgataaataaaatttacacgaaaatagtatttattagacaacaacagcagtagcCACCTCCGCACACTTTTCTAGTGCGTTTCGTCACTATGTGGAGTACAGTGATATATTAATACatattatacaattttaaatataaaagcgatcttaattttttaaacagCTGACCGACCTTGttaaatacaatatattaGCAGTCCAATAGAAACGGTTATCTATATGTCAGTTATTCAATATCCATTAATTAGATTTCTCTTAGAGAACAGACAGCCATCtaaaagtaattatttatttcccatttaatgaatatatttttttgaaagagTGTGGATCAAGTGGGGATTATCAAGAAGCGGGTTCAATGGGCGTCTGGCTAATGACTGTCAGTAAAAAGCGGGCACTGCATCATAATCCCTGGCCATTAAGATGTTTATCTGGCGCACAAATTCGCTTTTTGGTCTGGAGTCTAGACAGTGGATGAAAGCCATTCTCGCGATTGGCCAACATTCGCTGAAAACCGCCGTTGGTGACTAATTAGCATGCCATAACGCAGTGTCCCAGtgcatttagttttaattccagcaaatgcaatttgtcaGACTCTGCGTGTGTGCAGCCCAAAATGAATGGCTTTTAATTCATAAAGTGCAGCATATGTTGGCAAAATGTGGCTGAAACGAGTAACTGAAACCACAAAAAGTTTCCTTAATTTGCCCAACAGTTGCAGAATTAATGTTCATTTTCGGTTGCACTTGGG
Protein-coding sequences here:
- the LOC6728236 gene encoding pyrokinin-1 receptor isoform X2, translated to MPVLNISADNLTSLLQGLEPEELLPTVTPMTPLSLLATLSVGYALIFIAGVLGNLITCIVISRNNFMHTATNFYLFNLAISDMILLCSGMPQDLYNLWHPDNYPFSDSICILESVLSETAANATVLTITAFTVERYIAICHPFRQHTMSKLSRAVKFIFAIWIAALLLALPQAIQFSVVMQGMGTSCTMKNDFFAHVFAVSGFLFFGGPMTAICVLYVLIGVKLKRSRLLQALPRRCYDVNRGISAQTRVIRMLVAVAVAFFICWAPFHAQRLMAVYGSTSGIESQWFNDVFSILDYTSGVLYFLSTCINPLLYNIMSHKFREAFKVTLARHFGLGGKNQGRGLPHTYSALRRNQTGSLRLHTTDSVRTTMTSMATTTTGLNGSANGNGNGTTTGQSVRLNRVSLDSVQMQGQNRSRPELFDNPRRMLQTQISQLSSVGDAHSLLEEDLQFPGEPLQRQPTMCSIDELTDDLAISRSRLKLTRITRPPGAATGGVAGGGTTGGLGGVSGDESSGKVRKAKVKVLKSSSAFKGLRAKFNWRARRKGSHKPHEKGATTVNGGDTEERAAF
- the LOC6728236 gene encoding pyrokinin-1 receptor isoform X1; translation: MAVKMLPTNSSGVLATDLQLFHNEKFLLNLTQVLNISADNLTSLLQGLEPEELLPTVTPMTPLSLLATLSVGYALIFIAGVLGNLITCIVISRNNFMHTATNFYLFNLAISDMILLCSGMPQDLYNLWHPDNYPFSDSICILESVLSETAANATVLTITAFTVERYIAICHPFRQHTMSKLSRAVKFIFAIWIAALLLALPQAIQFSVVMQGMGTSCTMKNDFFAHVFAVSGFLFFGGPMTAICVLYVLIGVKLKRSRLLQALPRRCYDVNRGISAQTRVIRMLVAVAVAFFICWAPFHAQRLMAVYGSTSGIESQWFNDVFSILDYTSGVLYFLSTCINPLLYNIMSHKFREAFKVTLARHFGLGGKNQGRGLPHTYSALRRNQTGSLRLHTTDSVRTTMTSMATTTTGLNGSANGNGNGTTTGQSVRLNRVSLDSVQMQGQNRSRPELFDNPRRMLQTQISQLSSVGDAHSLLEEDLQFPGEPLQRQPTMCSIDELTDDLAISRSRLKLTRITRPPGAATGGVAGGGTTGGLGGVSGDESSGKVRKAKVKVLKSSSAFKGLRAKFNWRARRKGSHKPHEKGATTVNGGDTEERAAF